One Rhodobacteraceae bacterium M385 genomic region harbors:
- a CDS encoding LysE family translocator: MTYEILTGLVLFAFASSITPGPNNIMLMASGVNFGLRRTVPHMLGVSLGHGAMTVLLGLGLVQIFDWVPWLRTALTVISVAYLLWLAWKVANSAPPAEAKEDARPLTFLQAAGFQWVNPKAVYMSIYAQTTYAPEGAGWGGAVIVGVVFAMVNLPSVATWAWGGTQVRRWLDGPVRLRVFNWTMAGLLVLSLYPLILGSGN, encoded by the coding sequence ATGACTTACGAAATCCTAACTGGCCTTGTGCTGTTCGCTTTTGCATCCTCCATCACGCCGGGGCCCAATAACATCATGTTAATGGCCTCGGGCGTGAACTTTGGGTTGCGACGCACGGTGCCGCATATGTTGGGCGTGTCCTTGGGGCACGGCGCAATGACGGTGCTTTTGGGCCTTGGGTTGGTGCAGATTTTCGACTGGGTGCCTTGGTTGCGTACGGCTCTGACCGTGATTTCCGTGGCCTATCTGCTGTGGCTTGCGTGGAAGGTCGCCAATTCCGCGCCGCCCGCCGAAGCGAAAGAGGACGCGCGCCCCCTGACCTTCTTGCAAGCGGCAGGGTTCCAATGGGTGAACCCCAAGGCAGTCTACATGTCGATTTACGCCCAAACGACCTATGCGCCCGAGGGCGCGGGTTGGGGCGGGGCCGTAATTGTCGGTGTTGTGTTTGCCATGGTGAACCTGCCGTCGGTGGCCACATGGGCGTGGGGCGGCACCCAGGTACGCCGCTGGCTGGATGGGCCGGTGCGTTTGCGGGTGTTCAACTGGACCATGGCGGGGCTGCTAGTTTTGTCGCTCTATCCGCTGATTCTGGGCTCGGGCAACTAG